In the genome of Pirellulales bacterium, one region contains:
- a CDS encoding type II TA system antitoxin MqsA family protein, whose amino-acid sequence MIASKRPPEPFPWLCPRCGRETVNPATITYKTTKKYEGRAYDVEAPGVVVFACSNCGEQLYNNEAGDQIGKAFRATLGLLQPEEIREGRKTLGLSKQEFAGKLRFAEESVSRWETGALVQSRHADTLIRLYFASPLLRQLLDEVGESPDFGRPVCYEQPAASAESPARPIRNLIPD is encoded by the coding sequence ATGATCGCTTCCAAGCGACCTCCAGAACCGTTTCCCTGGCTCTGCCCGCGTTGCGGCCGGGAGACCGTGAATCCGGCGACCATCACCTACAAGACGACAAAGAAATATGAAGGCCGTGCGTACGATGTGGAGGCGCCGGGTGTTGTCGTCTTTGCGTGCAGCAACTGCGGGGAGCAACTCTACAACAATGAGGCAGGCGACCAGATCGGCAAAGCCTTCCGCGCGACGCTCGGCCTGTTGCAACCCGAGGAAATTCGAGAAGGACGCAAGACGCTGGGGCTAAGCAAACAAGAATTTGCCGGCAAGCTGCGGTTTGCCGAAGAGTCGGTGTCGCGGTGGGAGACGGGCGCGCTCGTGCAATCGCGGCATGCCGACACGCTCATCCGGCTTTATTTCGCATCGCCCCTGTTGCGGCAGTTGCTCGACGAGGTTGGCGAGTCGCCCGATTTTGGCCGGCCGGTGTGCTACGAACAGCCAGCCGCATCCGCAGAATCGCCGGCGCGGCCAATTCGCAACTTGATTCCGGATTAA
- the hlyD gene encoding secretion protein HlyD codes for MKPTAAGPPGAPAENADAAKSDGQQPRAAPRPDNPRPAPRRRRRRIWPRTLLLLILAGAGAAGAWYYQFRQPPPDPNRLALEGNIDVRQVILSFKVDGRIESLAVDEGDTVTAGQVLATLDKRYFDDELRLARARRDTQQATLARLEHGSRPEEIAQAAAAVAEQKAAMDNAQLLYNREKALVDRGSVSRTEFDNTKASLTEAEARLKSAQETLRLAELGPRQEDIDAARAQLAGEEASVSQAERRLADAELIAPASGTILTRAQERGAIVSPGEAIFTLTLTSPVWVRTYVNERDLGRIRPDLTAEVRTDSRPDKPYHGHIGFISPTAEFTPKTVETRELRTDLVYRLRVIVDNDDGMLRQGMPVTVTVDLSSQK; via the coding sequence ATGAAACCCACTGCCGCAGGTCCGCCCGGCGCGCCCGCCGAGAACGCCGATGCCGCCAAGTCCGACGGACAGCAACCCCGCGCCGCCCCGCGCCCCGACAACCCGCGGCCTGCGCCGCGTCGCCGGCGGCGTCGAATTTGGCCGCGAACCCTGTTGCTGCTGATCCTGGCCGGGGCGGGTGCCGCGGGCGCCTGGTACTATCAATTTCGCCAGCCGCCGCCCGACCCCAATCGCCTCGCGCTGGAAGGCAACATCGACGTGCGGCAGGTGATCCTGTCGTTCAAGGTCGACGGGCGCATCGAGTCGCTCGCGGTCGATGAGGGCGACACCGTCACGGCCGGCCAGGTGCTGGCCACGCTCGACAAGCGGTACTTCGACGACGAGCTGCGGCTGGCCCGTGCCCGGCGAGACACGCAGCAGGCGACGCTGGCGCGGTTGGAACATGGTTCTCGTCCCGAAGAGATCGCCCAGGCGGCGGCCGCGGTGGCCGAGCAAAAAGCGGCCATGGACAACGCCCAGCTCCTTTACAACCGCGAGAAGGCGCTGGTCGACCGCGGCAGCGTCTCGCGGACGGAGTTCGACAACACGAAAGCCAGCCTCACCGAGGCCGAGGCCAGGTTGAAGTCGGCCCAAGAGACCTTGCGGCTGGCCGAGTTGGGGCCGCGGCAGGAAGACATCGACGCCGCCCGTGCCCAGCTCGCCGGTGAAGAAGCGAGCGTCAGCCAGGCCGAGCGCCGCCTGGCCGACGCCGAGCTGATCGCCCCGGCGTCGGGCACAATTCTGACCCGCGCCCAGGAGCGCGGCGCCATCGTCTCGCCGGGCGAAGCGATTTTCACCCTCACGCTCACTTCGCCCGTCTGGGTGCGCACCTACGTCAACGAGCGCGACTTGGGCCGAATTCGCCCCGACCTGACGGCGGAAGTTCGCACGGACAGCCGCCCCGACAAGCCCTATCACGGGCACATCGGCTTCATCTCGCCGACGGCGGAGTTCACGCCCAAGACCGTGGAAACCCGCGAGCTGCGGACCGATCTGGTTTACCGCCTGCGCGTGATCGTCGACAACGACGACGGCATGTTGCGGCAAGGCATGCCCGTGACGGTGACCGTAGATTTAAGTTCGCAAAAGTGA